The DNA segment GCTGCGTGGCCTGGGAGGTGCCGGATTTCCAACTGGGAAAAAATGGGAAATGTGTGCTGCTGCCCATGGTGAGATTAAGTATGTGATATGCAATGCAGATGAGGGAGATCCTGGCTCTTTTCAGGACCGTTCGATACTGGAGGGTGACCCCCATGCAGTGTTGGAGGGGTTGATTTTAGCCGGTTATGCTGTGGGGGCGCAGGAGAGCTATCTCTATGTGAGAGCCGAGTATCCTCTGGCTATCAAAAACTTACAGATTGCCATTGATCAAGCCAAAGAAAAAGGCTTTATCGGTGATGATATTTTAGGAAGCGGCTTTAAGTTTGACATCAAAATCTTTCAAGGTGCCGGGGCATTCGTGTGCGGCGAGGAAACTGCCCTTATTCAGTCACTGGAAGGCAAGCGGGGGATGCCTTATCCCAGACCGCCTTATCCAGTGATTGCCGGGCTTCATGGCAAACCCACCTTGATTGATAATGTAAAGACACTGGCTAGTGTTCGCTGGATTATTAACAAAGGGGCTGACTGGCTGGCTTCCAGGGGTACGGAAACCAGCAAGGGTACAGCTGTTTTTTCAATTACCGGAAAAGTGGCTAATTGCGGCCTGGTGGAAGTACCCATGGGTATTACCATGAGGGAAATAGTTTTTGAAATTGGAGGAGGGGTTCCAGGAGGCAAGAAATTTAAAGCAGTGCAAACAGGAGGTCCGTCCGGCGGGTGTTTGCCTGGGGCATTGCTTGATACAGCCATTGATTTTGATACTTTACGTGCTGCTGGTTCCATGATGGGTTCCGGGGGCATGGTAGTAATGGACGAAGATACCTGTATGGTAGACACTGCCAGGTATTTCCTGGATTTTAGCTTAAAGGAGTCCTGTGGTCAGTGTGTCCCCTGCCGCCTGGGCACCATGCAAATGCATGAGATATTAACTCGGATTACCCAGGGTGAGGGGAAAATGTCTGATCTGGATTTGCTGATGGAATTGAGTGAGGGGGTAGCTAAGGGCTCCCTTTGTGGCCTGGGCAAAACTGCTCCAAACCCAGTGGAGACTACCCTGCGTTATTTCCGGGATGAATATGAGGCCCATATTAATGAGCGGCGTTGCCCTTCCCGCAGTTGTAAGGCACTTATTTCTTATAATATTAATGCTGAAAAATGTAAAGGTTGTTCTATTTGCCTCAAGGCCTGTCCGGTAGATGCCATCACTGGGGCCAAAAAGGAAATTCATATAATTGACGGAAGCAAATGTACTAAATGTGGAATATGCCTTGACGTCTGCCCGGATGCTTTTGGGGCTGTGGAGTGCTTCTAATAACTAATTGTAACTACAAAGGAGTCAGAGGCCAGGATCCAGGATCCAGGATGAAGGAACTAAGATTTATTAGCTTAATTCTGACTACTGAATACTTGACAATAGATAATGCTGAACAGCTATTTTGAACTCAGGAGGTCAAAAAAATATGGAAACGATAAAACTTATCATAGACGGGTTGGAGATTAGCGCTCAAAAAGGCAGAACTGTTCTCCAGACCGCTTTGGAAAACGGGATTTACATTCCCCATCTTTGCCATCATGAAGACTTGAAACCGGCGGGAATTTGCCGGGTTTGTCTAGTTGAAGTCAACGGTCAGATGCTGGTTTCCTGCCACACTCCGGTGGAAGAGGGAATGGTGGTTGTAACAGGCAGCCCTGCAGTGGAAAAGGTACGACGGGTGGCAGTGGAGCTTTTAGTGGCTGATCACCATGCCAATTGCCTTGCTTGTGGCAAAAATAATGACTGCAAGCTGCAGGAAGTTACCAACTTTGTAGCGGTTGACCCAGGCTGCCTGAAAGAATTAAAAGCCCTGGAGCTGGAACCGCTGGATGATACCCATCCTTTTATCGTCAAGGATCATAATAAGTGTGTCCTATGTGGCATTTGTGTACGCACCTGTTATGAGATTCAAGGGGCAGGGGCCATTAATTTTGCCTTTCGTGGTTATGCCACTAAGATTAGTACCTTTGGTGACAAACCTCTTAAAGAATCATCCTGCGAGTCCTGCGGCGAATGTATGGCACGCTGTCCGGTGGGGGCATTGCTTCCCAAAAACGGGGCTAAACCAACTTATGAGGTCAAGACCGTTTGCGGCTATTGCGGCTGCGGCTGCGGGATATATCTCGGTGTGCGCGGAGGTGCAGTTGTGGATGCAAGGGGAGACTCAGCAAGTCCGGTCAATCAGGGCAACCTTTGTGTTAAAGGTCGTTTTGGCTATGAGTTTATCAATCATCCGGATCGCTTGACTGCACCACTGATTAAACGCAGCGGCCGCTTTGAAGAAGCCTCCTGGGATGAGGCACTTGACCTGGTGGCAAGTAAGTTTCGGGAGATACAGGAAAAATACGGGCAGGAAGCCCTGGGCGGTTTAAGCTCGGCCCGAACCACAAATGAAGCCAATTATCTTTTCCAAAAGCTGCTGCGCTCTCTAGGAACTAATAGCGTTGACCATTGTGCCCGCCTCTGACACGCCTCTACGGTGGTCGGTCTGGCCACTACCACAGGCAGCGGGGCAATGACAAATCCAATAAGCGATATTGAAGGCTGCAGCGTCATTATGCTGGTGGGTTCTAATCCCACGGCAAATCATCCTATTGTGGGCTACCGCATCAGGCGAGCAGTGAAAAAGGGGGCCAAACTAATTGTTGTTGATCCGCGTCGCATTCCCCTTGCCGAAATAGCTGATGTTCATTTGCAGATTAAACCCGGAACAGATGTTGCTCTCCTTAATGGGTTGATGCATGTGATATTGCAGGAAGGCCTTGAAGATAAAGACTATATTGCCAGACGGACAAATAGTTTTGAAAATATGAAGGATTTTATCATGACCAGATATCCCCTGGCAGATGTTGCTGAGATAACCGGGGTAGCTGAAAGGGATATTGTTCGTGCCGCCCGTATTTATGCCACTGCTTCTAGTGCCGCTATTTTTTACTGCATGGGAGTGACCCAGCACACCTGCGGCACAGAGAATGTCCTTGCGGTGACTAATCTTGCCCTGGTGACTGGCAATATTGGCAAGCCTAATGCAGGTGTAAACCCCCTGCGAGGTCAGAACAATGTTCAGGGAGCATGTGATATGGGCTGCTTGCCCCATGTTCTGCCCGGCTATCAGCCATTGCATAGCGATGGTATGACTTACTGGCAGCGTCTCAGGGGTAAAGAAGCAAAGGGAGAGGCAAACCTGGTTACAGCCCTTGAGTTTGATTTTGAAGGCAAGAGTCCTCGCACGGTGCCGGCTGATAAAGTCAGTGATGTTATACGGGAGAAGTTTTCCAGGGCCTGGGGAGTTGAGCTATCTGAAATTCCGGGACGTACTATCAACGATATGTTTCATCCTAACCCCAGCAGGTGGTGCC comes from the Desulfitibacter alkalitolerans DSM 16504 genome and includes:
- the nuoF gene encoding NADH-quinone oxidoreductase subunit NuoF, producing the protein MKTVLISQGTCCKSAGADRVLAAMERELSEVGLEAIVKTPGCHGFSEIDPVVVIEPDGILYAKVKAEDVPKIVQSLMDENRLAKGLYYRDPVTNEGIPYAQDIPFFNKQQRTILKNCGVLDPRDINDYMEAGGYRAVRKALLEMTPAQVVAEVKRSGLRGLGGAGFPTGKKWEMCAAAHGEIKYVICNADEGDPGSFQDRSILEGDPHAVLEGLILAGYAVGAQESYLYVRAEYPLAIKNLQIAIDQAKEKGFIGDDILGSGFKFDIKIFQGAGAFVCGEETALIQSLEGKRGMPYPRPPYPVIAGLHGKPTLIDNVKTLASVRWIINKGADWLASRGTETSKGTAVFSITGKVANCGLVEVPMGITMREIVFEIGGGVPGGKKFKAVQTGGPSGGCLPGALLDTAIDFDTLRAAGSMMGSGGMVVMDEDTCMVDTARYFLDFSLKESCGQCVPCRLGTMQMHEILTRITQGEGKMSDLDLLMELSEGVAKGSLCGLGKTAPNPVETTLRYFRDEYEAHINERRCPSRSCKALISYNINAEKCKGCSICLKACPVDAITGAKKEIHIIDGSKCTKCGICLDVCPDAFGAVECF
- a CDS encoding molybdopterin-dependent oxidoreductase — its product is METIKLIIDGLEISAQKGRTVLQTALENGIYIPHLCHHEDLKPAGICRVCLVEVNGQMLVSCHTPVEEGMVVVTGSPAVEKVRRVAVELLVADHHANCLACGKNNDCKLQEVTNFVAVDPGCLKELKALELEPLDDTHPFIVKDHNKCVLCGICVRTCYEIQGAGAINFAFRGYATKISTFGDKPLKESSCESCGECMARCPVGALLPKNGAKPTYEVKTVCGYCGCGCGIYLGVRGGAVVDARGDSASPVNQGNLCVKGRFGYEFINHPDRLTAPLIKRSGRFEEASWDEALDLVASKFREIQEKYGQEALGGLSSARTTNEANYLFQKLLRSLGTNSVDHCARLUHASTVVGLATTTGSGAMTNPISDIEGCSVIMLVGSNPTANHPIVGYRIRRAVKKGAKLIVVDPRRIPLAEIADVHLQIKPGTDVALLNGLMHVILQEGLEDKDYIARRTNSFENMKDFIMTRYPLADVAEITGVAERDIVRAARIYATASSAAIFYCMGVTQHTCGTENVLAVTNLALVTGNIGKPNAGVNPLRGQNNVQGACDMGCLPHVLPGYQPLHSDGMTYWQRLRGKEAKGEANLVTALEFDFEGKSPRTVPADKVSDVIREKFSRAWGVELSEIPGRTINDMFHPNPSRWCRGMYIMGENPMVSSPDRQHVQKALESLDFLVVQDIFLTETAQLADVVLPAASFAEQDGTFINTERRVQRVRRAIKPVGQSKVDWEIIQNLAEKLNLPWKHQSPQEIWDEVRQLTPHYFGGMSYQRLDEQGLQWPCPNEEHPGTPIMHRRSWCGEEDRFARGIGQFSTVDYRHFAMERPDENYPFTLTTVRKLYHYHTRSMTGRVQGLNEILGEERMSINPQDAERLGVCTGDMVRITSPRGSITTRVETTREVPVGVVSMSFHFAESAANVLTSPAVCSMSVASALKGCAVRIEKIEQVGEVV